Proteins encoded together in one Shewanella oneidensis MR-1 window:
- a CDS encoding YebC/PmpR family DNA-binding transcriptional regulator, translating to MAGHSKWANIKHRKAAQDAKRGKLFTKFIRELTVSAREGGSDPDSNPRLRIAIDKALGGNMTRDTIERAIKRGAGELEGQQLETIIYEGYGPGGTAVMVETMTDNRNRTVSGVRNAFSKSGGNLGTDGSVAYLFTKRGVLSYAPGTDEDALMDAALEAGAEDVVSYDDGAIDVFTEPTAFYEVKDALDAAGFVSDNAEIAMIASTKAELDAETAEKFMRLIDTLEEHDDVQEVYHNAEISDEIMESLG from the coding sequence ATGGCAGGTCATAGTAAGTGGGCCAATATTAAACACCGCAAAGCAGCACAAGATGCCAAGCGCGGTAAACTTTTCACTAAATTTATCCGTGAATTAACAGTTTCTGCCCGTGAAGGTGGCTCCGATCCCGATTCAAATCCACGCTTGCGTATCGCTATCGATAAGGCGCTGGGTGGCAATATGACCCGCGATACCATTGAGCGCGCGATTAAGCGCGGTGCTGGCGAGCTTGAAGGGCAACAACTCGAAACCATTATTTACGAAGGCTATGGCCCGGGCGGCACCGCGGTGATGGTGGAAACCATGACCGATAACCGTAACCGTACCGTCAGCGGCGTACGTAATGCCTTTAGCAAATCTGGCGGTAACTTAGGTACCGATGGTTCGGTTGCCTATTTGTTCACTAAACGCGGAGTGTTGTCCTATGCACCGGGCACTGATGAAGATGCCTTGATGGATGCGGCGCTCGAAGCGGGCGCTGAAGATGTGGTGAGTTACGATGATGGCGCGATTGATGTATTTACTGAACCAACCGCGTTTTACGAGGTGAAAGATGCCCTCGATGCCGCAGGGTTTGTCAGTGATAACGCTGAAATCGCAATGATCGCCTCGACTAAAGCGGAGCTAGATGCCGAGACTGCGGAGAAGTTTATGCGCCTTATCGATACCCTCGAAGAGCACGATGATGTGCAAGAGGTGTATCATAATGCGGAAATTTCCGATGAGATTATGGAAAGCTTGGGTTAA